One Anaerobacillus alkaliphilus DNA window includes the following coding sequences:
- a CDS encoding GNAT family N-acetyltransferase — MGAIIPHEFITRNGNRVILRTGSPRDAGAIVKLSYDVIKENDTLITTVEEFTVTEEQQREFIFFYNEDPSNLIIVAEHNQNIIGLLTFQRGMFQKYAHHGTVGMIVNKNWRGNGIGKALLTTLIHWAEFHPLLEKLCLEVLASNNHAIALYKSVGFIEEGRQRNQVKTFDGSYDDIVLMGKLLDRSMYF; from the coding sequence ATGGGTGCAATAATACCTCATGAGTTTATTACGCGAAACGGAAATAGAGTAATTCTTCGTACAGGTAGCCCAAGGGACGCAGGTGCCATTGTAAAATTAAGTTATGATGTAATAAAAGAAAATGATACGTTAATCACTACCGTTGAAGAATTTACAGTTACCGAAGAACAGCAAAGAGAATTTATATTTTTTTATAATGAGGACCCTTCTAACTTAATAATTGTTGCTGAGCACAATCAGAACATAATTGGCTTGCTAACATTTCAACGAGGGATGTTTCAAAAATATGCTCATCATGGAACAGTAGGAATGATTGTCAATAAAAATTGGCGTGGAAACGGGATTGGTAAAGCACTTCTTACAACTCTAATTCATTGGGCCGAATTTCATCCTCTGTTAGAGAAGCTTTGCCTAGAAGTATTAGCTTCTAACAATCATGCCATTGCATTATACAAATCAGTTGGTTTTATTGAAGAAGGACGGCAAAGAAACCAAGTGAAAACCTTCGATGGAAGTTATGATGACATCGTCCTCATGGGTAAACTATTGGATAGGTCTATGTACTTTTAA
- a CDS encoding YbjQ family protein, producing MIIATTESIPGKEVIAYKGFVKGSTIQAKHIGSDLLAGLKNIVGGEIKEYSDMMDKARKVAISRMVKDAEGMGANAIVAMRLQTSSVMNGAAEIVAYGTAVVVKE from the coding sequence ATGATTATCGCAACTACTGAGAGTATTCCAGGAAAAGAGGTTATTGCTTATAAGGGGTTTGTAAAAGGTAGTACTATCCAAGCAAAGCATATTGGTAGTGACCTGTTAGCCGGCTTAAAAAATATTGTTGGTGGAGAAATCAAAGAATACTCTGATATGATGGATAAAGCAAGAAAGGTTGCCATAAGTAGAATGGTAAAAGATGCTGAAGGAATGGGAGCAAATGCAATTGTCGCTATGCGCTTGCAAACATCAAGTGTAATGAATGGAGCTGCTGAGATTGTTGCCTATGGAACAGCGGTAGTGGTTAAAGAATAA
- a CDS encoding B12-binding domain-containing radical SAM protein has protein sequence MKILLTTLNAKYIHTALSLRLLKAYTEADYDVEIKEYTIKDPTLNIVTDLYSRNVDVIGFSCYIWNIEETIEVVKMLKKVKPEIKIIFGGPEVSFDVSDWLQRVPEVDFIVFKEGEETFKHLLDEMTGSGKYHLVFGAGYRKGDEIIVNPQRPNIKLNTIPTPYRFQEDKEDLSKRIVYFETSRGCPFSCSFCLSSVEVGVRYYDIERVKADLLYLIESGAKLIKFIDRTFNIRRNYALEIFQFLIDNHQGCVFQFEITADIMRPEVLDFLNTHAPPGIFRFEIGVQSTNDATNILVERKQNFEKLSRTVRMVKEGGKIDQHLDLIAGLPEEDYNSFKKTFNDVFEMRPEELQLGFLKMLRGTGLRNQAEKYGYVYMDHSPYEILKNDILSFSEIIRIKRVEDILEKYWNAHRMDNTIEYLIENEFETAFDFFQEFGDFWDEQGWGKIGHQLEDLYIRLLAFLQTRTVVNLEVVKGLMIYDFFLHHKHKPRKTWWDFTLTKEQQTKLFEYAIENQQVMPEEFLALQFSIKDLFKHTMIEVIPFDLDRYLATNEVINEPSLLISYFDPKEHISRPFVLRNINRVLVV, from the coding sequence TTGAAAATACTATTAACTACCTTAAATGCAAAATATATCCACACTGCCCTTTCACTTCGACTGCTTAAAGCCTATACAGAAGCAGATTATGATGTTGAAATAAAAGAATATACGATCAAAGATCCAACATTAAATATTGTTACAGACCTATATAGCAGAAACGTAGATGTTATTGGGTTTAGTTGTTACATTTGGAACATTGAAGAAACGATTGAAGTAGTAAAGATGTTAAAAAAGGTAAAGCCAGAGATAAAAATTATCTTTGGTGGTCCTGAGGTATCGTTTGATGTTTCCGATTGGTTACAACGTGTACCCGAAGTTGATTTTATTGTGTTTAAAGAAGGTGAAGAAACTTTTAAACATTTACTAGATGAAATGACTGGTTCAGGTAAATACCATCTTGTCTTTGGTGCCGGGTACCGAAAGGGTGACGAAATTATCGTTAATCCTCAAAGACCCAATATAAAATTAAATACGATCCCAACACCATATAGGTTTCAAGAAGACAAAGAAGATTTAAGTAAACGAATTGTCTACTTTGAAACAAGTCGTGGTTGTCCCTTTAGTTGTTCATTCTGCTTATCTTCTGTAGAAGTGGGAGTTCGTTATTACGATATTGAAAGAGTCAAAGCTGATTTACTTTATCTCATTGAAAGCGGAGCAAAATTAATTAAATTTATTGACCGGACTTTTAATATTAGAAGAAATTACGCTCTCGAAATTTTTCAATTCTTAATTGATAATCATCAAGGCTGTGTCTTTCAGTTTGAGATAACCGCTGATATTATGAGACCTGAAGTGCTTGATTTCTTAAATACTCATGCACCTCCTGGTATTTTCCGTTTCGAGATTGGTGTCCAATCAACAAATGACGCTACTAACATCCTAGTAGAACGGAAACAAAATTTTGAAAAGCTTTCAAGAACTGTTCGAATGGTAAAAGAAGGTGGAAAAATTGACCAACATTTAGACCTAATTGCTGGTCTTCCTGAAGAAGATTATAACTCTTTTAAGAAAACGTTTAACGATGTATTTGAAATGAGGCCAGAAGAACTGCAGTTAGGGTTCTTAAAAATGCTTCGTGGAACAGGGTTACGAAACCAAGCTGAAAAATATGGGTATGTTTACATGGACCACTCACCATATGAAATCTTGAAAAATGATATCTTATCCTTTTCTGAAATTATTAGAATTAAACGCGTGGAGGATATACTAGAAAAATATTGGAATGCTCATCGAATGGACAATACAATTGAGTATTTGATTGAAAACGAATTTGAAACTGCATTCGACTTTTTCCAAGAATTCGGCGATTTTTGGGACGAGCAAGGCTGGGGCAAAATTGGTCACCAATTGGAAGATTTATATATCCGGCTATTGGCCTTTCTACAAACTAGAACAGTTGTTAACCTTGAAGTTGTTAAAGGATTGATGATTTACGACTTCTTCTTACATCATAAGCATAAACCGCGTAAAACGTGGTGGGACTTCACATTAACGAAAGAACAGCAAACAAAGTTGTTTGAATATGCTATTGAAAATCAACAAGTAATGCCTGAAGAATTCCTAGCATTGCAATTCTCTATTAAAGATCTTTTTAAGCATACAATGATTGAGGTTATCCCATTTGACCTAGACCGTTATTTAGCAACAAATGAAGTAATAAATGAACCTTCTCTATTAATTTCTTACTTTGATCCGAAAGAGCATATAAGTCGTCCGTTTGTTTTAAGAAATATTAATCGCGTTTTAGTTGTTTAG
- a CDS encoding DMT family transporter gives MEKIAYLFIIIGAALWGTIGIFVQKLYEYGLTPIQVVTVRVTFAAIILLLALLIKNPSLLKIEKRDFKYFIGTGIFSIVFFNWCFFTAIQEVSLSVAAVLLYTGPAFVTILSRFLFKEWLTNRKLLALLLTLFGCVLVIGLFPLEQTQLSLFGILVGLGSGLGYALYSIFGKYALAKYDSQTVTTYTFIFATIALLPTSGLWKVENIASTMPIWGYGFSLGLFPTVLAYLLYTKGLEKVETSRASITATIEPVVAACIGIFMFGDFLTSWQFIGILCILAAVFFVQEKQKLPISIEAKRYHA, from the coding sequence ATGGAAAAAATAGCATATCTCTTTATCATCATTGGTGCTGCTCTTTGGGGGACAATCGGGATATTCGTACAGAAACTATATGAGTATGGATTAACACCGATACAGGTAGTTACTGTCAGAGTTACATTCGCTGCCATCATCTTACTATTAGCGTTACTCATTAAAAATCCATCTTTATTAAAAATTGAAAAGCGTGATTTTAAATATTTTATTGGGACAGGAATTTTTTCGATTGTTTTTTTTAACTGGTGCTTTTTTACGGCTATTCAAGAAGTATCTCTTTCAGTAGCTGCAGTCTTACTCTATACCGGGCCTGCATTTGTAACAATCCTATCAAGATTTTTATTTAAGGAATGGCTCACAAATCGTAAATTATTAGCTTTACTTCTCACATTATTTGGATGTGTCCTTGTCATCGGACTATTTCCTTTAGAACAAACACAACTTAGTTTATTTGGGATTTTAGTTGGTTTAGGTTCAGGACTTGGTTATGCGCTTTATAGCATTTTTGGTAAATATGCATTAGCAAAATATGACTCCCAAACAGTTACAACCTACACATTTATTTTTGCAACGATTGCTTTACTACCAACGAGCGGTCTATGGAAAGTCGAAAATATAGCTTCAACAATGCCAATCTGGGGTTATGGCTTTAGTTTAGGACTTTTTCCAACAGTTTTAGCTTACTTACTTTATACCAAAGGGCTAGAAAAAGTGGAAACTAGCAGAGCCTCAATCACCGCAACAATTGAACCTGTTGTTGCAGCTTGCATAGGCATTTTCATGTTTGGTGACTTTTTAACAAGTTGGCAATTTATTGGAATTCTTTGCATTTTAGCAGCAGTCTTTTTTGTTCAAGAAAAACAAAAGCTACCAATTAGTATTGAAGCAAAAAGGTACCATGCCTAG